From the Candidatus Peribacteria bacterium genome, one window contains:
- a CDS encoding glycosyltransferase: MNLLMISGDRSVLSGKRGAFWYTLEAFSKHWGRIDIICPYVDIDTSNPDTLTFFGNVHFHPSPQKSLWSQPAWILKKGMQLHALFHHNVMTVHEYPPFYNGIGARKLLKRMKIGSVLELHHLVGYPDPASLTERIGRMLSRLYLPFEIRSFDVVRTVSKPAAERLLSWKVQKSKVSVVPSFYLDHQVFAALQQPAKKQYDVAFCGRLVENKGLDTLLRAIAKRPRITLLVIGDGPERKRCEELARQLDISERVEFRGWLAEQDDVLRTLMNAKVFVMNSLSEGGPRIALEAMACGLPVVVTKVGVMPDVIEDGKNGLFTSGTPDNLIVMIERLLQDEALRIQMGQEAKGVLQRFEREKLIANYARFLQSVGTNG; the protein is encoded by the coding sequence ATGAATCTCCTCATGATTTCAGGCGATCGATCTGTGCTCTCGGGAAAACGCGGGGCGTTCTGGTATACGCTGGAGGCGTTTTCGAAGCATTGGGGGCGTATTGATATCATCTGCCCGTACGTGGATATCGACACAAGTAATCCAGACACGCTGACCTTTTTCGGGAATGTGCATTTTCATCCGTCGCCGCAAAAAAGTCTGTGGAGCCAGCCTGCATGGATTCTCAAAAAAGGAATGCAGCTGCACGCGCTCTTTCATCACAATGTGATGACCGTGCACGAGTATCCGCCTTTCTATAACGGCATCGGTGCCCGAAAACTTCTGAAACGCATGAAGATCGGGAGCGTGCTTGAGCTGCATCATCTTGTTGGATATCCGGATCCTGCGTCACTTACGGAACGTATTGGGCGGATGCTCTCCCGTCTCTATCTGCCATTCGAAATCCGCTCGTTCGATGTAGTGCGCACCGTGTCCAAGCCGGCTGCGGAACGGTTGCTGTCGTGGAAGGTGCAGAAGTCCAAAGTATCTGTCGTGCCGTCTTTCTATCTGGATCACCAGGTATTTGCAGCGCTCCAGCAGCCTGCAAAAAAACAGTATGACGTCGCGTTCTGCGGACGGCTGGTCGAAAACAAGGGGCTCGACACGTTGCTTCGCGCTATTGCCAAACGCCCGCGCATTACGTTGCTTGTCATTGGTGATGGGCCTGAGCGCAAGCGGTGTGAGGAACTTGCACGGCAGCTCGACATTAGCGAGAGAGTGGAATTCCGCGGCTGGCTGGCGGAGCAGGATGATGTTCTTCGCACCCTGATGAACGCAAAAGTCTTCGTGATGAATTCCCTGAGTGAAGGCGGACCGCGCATTGCACTGGAAGCCATGGCCTGTGGACTGCCTGTCGTGGTGACAAAAGTCGGCGTGATGCCGGATGTCATCGAAGACGGGAAAAACGGGCTCTTTACCTCCGGTACGCCGGACAACCTGATTGTCATGATTGAACGGCTGCTGCAGGACGAAGCGCTGCGCATACAGATGGGGCAGGAGGCAAAAGGCGTTCTGCAGCGTTTTGAACGCGAGAAGCTTATTGCCAATTACGCCCGTTTCTTGCAGTCTGTAGGGACTAATGGATGA
- a CDS encoding glycosyltransferase family 4 protein, whose amino-acid sequence MKIILATGIYPPEIGGPATYVEKLARRLVDRGCTVSIIAYGEQENMSAPIPVIRVSRKGGMLARWRRYAKALREHGAEADVIYAFSSISCGVPLWLAKLKHPRKVLRLGGDFLWERYTDKGGLLSLSDWYATKPMLQGPMNGLLQTFDHIVFSTHFQEQLYEKVYRNLPLHHVIENTLPAGTPVLHEKHDPFRVLYLGRFVGFKNLGSLIMALHDLPATTLTCVGEGPLLKQLQDLVHAEHLADRVTFCPAQGADEKQQSFLEHDLLVLPSLTEISPNTALEARSLGLPVLLTQETGLSRQLSDAMQLRALRSPKDISNEIRDIEQLYPVIAERAASALPERSWDTVADEHVALFRSLL is encoded by the coding sequence ATGAAGATTATTCTTGCAACCGGCATCTATCCCCCGGAAATCGGCGGACCTGCGACGTATGTCGAGAAGCTGGCACGACGGCTGGTTGATCGTGGATGCACGGTGAGCATCATTGCGTATGGCGAGCAGGAGAATATGTCTGCACCTATTCCGGTTATCCGCGTGTCACGCAAAGGAGGGATGCTTGCGCGGTGGAGACGGTATGCAAAAGCACTTCGGGAGCACGGTGCGGAGGCGGATGTGATCTACGCATTTTCATCCATCAGCTGTGGCGTGCCGCTCTGGCTCGCAAAACTCAAACACCCGCGCAAGGTTCTGAGGCTCGGTGGAGATTTCCTGTGGGAGCGTTATACAGACAAAGGCGGACTCCTCTCACTTTCAGACTGGTACGCAACCAAACCGATGTTGCAGGGCCCGATGAATGGCTTACTGCAAACGTTTGATCACATCGTATTTTCGACGCACTTCCAGGAACAGCTCTACGAAAAAGTGTACCGCAACCTGCCGCTGCATCATGTGATTGAAAATACCCTGCCTGCCGGAACGCCGGTGCTGCATGAAAAGCATGACCCGTTCCGTGTGCTCTACCTCGGGCGGTTTGTCGGTTTCAAAAATCTCGGATCACTGATTATGGCGCTGCACGATCTTCCTGCAACAACGCTCACATGTGTGGGTGAGGGGCCGCTCCTGAAACAGCTGCAGGACCTGGTGCATGCGGAACATCTTGCGGATCGTGTGACGTTTTGTCCGGCACAGGGTGCAGATGAAAAGCAGCAGTCTTTCCTGGAGCATGATCTGCTCGTGCTGCCGTCGCTCACGGAGATCAGCCCGAATACCGCACTGGAAGCACGCAGCCTCGGCTTGCCCGTTCTTCTGACACAGGAAACGGGCCTCAGTCGCCAGCTTTCTGATGCGATGCAATTGCGTGCTCTGCGTTCGCCAAAAGACATCAGTAATGAAATCCGCGACATCGAACAACTGTATCCGGTCATTGCGGAGCGCGCCGCAAGTGCACTCCCGGAGCGGTCATGGGATACTGTGGCAGATGAGCATGTCGCTCTCTTCCGCAGCTTGCTATGA
- the rfbB gene encoding dTDP-glucose 4,6-dehydratase — translation MNILVTGGAGFIGSHYVLRHVRQHPEDQVIVLDALTYAADRSLLDPVANAIVFVEGDIADLPLLEKLVSDYEIDTIVNFAAETHVDRSIQNAVPFLHSNVLGVQSLIELLKKHPSILLVHISTDEVYGDLQDDEPIFTRASTLKPSSPYAATKASGDLLLLAAARTYGISVRITRCTNNYGPHQDRSKLLPVIIGRAFMDQKIPIYGEGKQKRDWLYVTDHTDAIELVLEKGENGQVYLIGASNERQNIDVAKTVLKALGKPESLIQFVPDRPGHDWRYSLDASSVRALGWEPQVSFADGVRETIAWYELKMENDEDSDDAEESDDSEDLL, via the coding sequence ATGAATATTCTGGTTACCGGTGGCGCAGGGTTTATTGGCTCGCATTACGTCTTGCGACACGTCCGGCAGCATCCGGAGGATCAGGTGATTGTGCTGGATGCGCTCACGTATGCTGCTGACCGCTCCCTCCTTGATCCTGTGGCAAATGCCATCGTCTTTGTAGAGGGGGATATTGCCGATCTGCCGCTCCTCGAAAAGCTCGTCTCGGACTATGAGATAGATACCATAGTAAACTTTGCGGCGGAGACCCATGTCGACCGGAGCATTCAGAATGCGGTGCCGTTTTTGCATAGTAACGTGCTCGGAGTGCAGTCGCTCATCGAACTTCTCAAGAAGCATCCGTCTATTCTGCTTGTGCATATTTCCACGGATGAAGTCTACGGAGACCTGCAGGATGACGAGCCGATCTTTACACGTGCATCCACTCTCAAGCCCAGCTCACCCTACGCGGCGACGAAGGCGTCCGGGGATTTGCTGCTGCTTGCAGCTGCCCGCACCTATGGCATCAGTGTCCGCATTACCCGTTGTACGAATAACTACGGTCCGCATCAGGACAGGAGCAAGCTGCTGCCGGTTATTATCGGCCGTGCATTCATGGATCAGAAGATTCCCATTTATGGCGAAGGAAAGCAGAAGCGCGATTGGCTCTATGTGACAGACCACACCGATGCAATCGAACTCGTTCTTGAAAAAGGTGAGAACGGTCAGGTGTATCTGATCGGGGCGTCAAACGAACGTCAGAATATTGATGTAGCCAAGACGGTGCTCAAGGCTCTTGGGAAGCCGGAGAGCCTCATTCAGTTTGTGCCCGATCGTCCGGGTCATGACTGGCGCTATAGTCTGGATGCGTCGTCTGTGCGTGCGCTTGGATGGGAGCCGCAGGTGTCGTTTGCAGACGGAGTGCGGGAGACGATAGCGTGGTATGAATTGAAAATGGAGAATGATGAGGATTCCGATGACGCCGAAGAATCCGATGATTCCGAGGATTTGTTATGA
- a CDS encoding NTP transferase domain-containing protein, translating to MKGILICGGTGSRLRPLTEITNKSLLPVYDRPLIQFPLQTLLDAGITDIAVITGPEHIDQITSFLGSGNRFGATFAYKVQDRPGGIAEALGLAEEFADGQSVCALLGDNIFFDDLTPVIRSFQRGGHVFLKEVDDPRRFGVAEMDGDRVISIEEKPAEPKSNFAVTGCYIYDPRCFEIIKNLAASARGEKEITDVSRGFLEAGDLKATVLQKEWVDAGTFESLFEAASLVRAQRQAAL from the coding sequence ATGAAAGGCATCCTCATTTGCGGCGGCACCGGCTCCCGGCTTCGGCCCTTAACCGAAATCACGAACAAAAGCCTGCTCCCCGTCTACGACCGGCCCCTCATCCAGTTCCCGCTCCAGACACTTCTTGATGCAGGAATTACGGATATTGCGGTCATTACCGGACCGGAACACATTGATCAGATCACCAGCTTCCTCGGTTCCGGAAACCGTTTCGGTGCGACTTTTGCGTATAAAGTGCAGGACAGACCAGGCGGCATTGCAGAAGCACTGGGACTCGCGGAGGAATTTGCGGACGGCCAGAGTGTATGCGCACTTTTGGGGGATAATATTTTCTTTGATGATCTGACCCCTGTCATCCGGTCTTTCCAGCGGGGCGGACATGTGTTTCTGAAAGAAGTCGATGACCCCCGCCGTTTCGGCGTGGCGGAAATGGACGGCGACCGGGTGATATCCATCGAAGAAAAACCGGCAGAGCCGAAAAGTAATTTTGCGGTGACAGGGTGTTACATCTACGACCCTCGCTGTTTCGAGATTATCAAGAATCTTGCAGCATCCGCCAGAGGCGAAAAGGAAATCACGGATGTGAGCCGCGGATTCCTGGAAGCAGGAGACCTGAAGGCAACCGTCCTGCAGAAAGAATGGGTCGATGCCGGAACATTCGAGAGTTTGTTTGAGGCAGCGAGCTTAGTACGCGCCCAGCGTCAGGCTGCGTTATAA
- a CDS encoding glycosyltransferase family 4 protein, with amino-acid sequence MKKIVILSAFLTPFRSGAEACAEEVPAILADDFSFVIITARMSKSLPVHDQIGKVPVHRIGFGFGFDKWLFPFLAPFAARQYKPDIIHAVLESFAGLALVFCARTVPKAKRILTCQSTNTSFLLGLMHRKADAITAISSVLVERAKQLGRTDVVHIPNGIRLEDLRKARKSTKKVPGRLLFVGRLEPMKGVAVLLDAFALLVPRYPDSILHVVGDGSLRSALEARHPQLVKSGHIVFRGYLPPLSVSTEFAEAGIFCALSRSEALGNVFLEAQAAGCAIVATNVGGIPDIVKDEETGLLVPPNDSEAAALALERLCADEALRAQLSAQGIVHAETYDWKEIAEQYAAVYNAA; translated from the coding sequence GTGAAGAAGATTGTTATCCTCTCGGCATTCCTGACTCCATTCCGGAGCGGTGCGGAGGCTTGTGCGGAGGAGGTGCCGGCCATTCTTGCGGATGATTTTTCGTTTGTGATCATCACAGCGCGCATGAGCAAGTCACTTCCGGTTCATGATCAGATCGGGAAGGTTCCTGTTCATCGCATCGGGTTTGGATTTGGATTCGATAAGTGGCTCTTCCCATTTTTGGCGCCCTTTGCCGCACGCCAGTACAAGCCGGATATTATCCATGCGGTACTCGAATCGTTTGCGGGTCTTGCGCTCGTTTTCTGCGCCCGCACGGTACCGAAAGCCAAAAGGATTCTCACGTGCCAGAGCACAAACACGTCATTCCTGCTCGGGCTTATGCACCGGAAAGCGGATGCAATTACTGCCATCAGCTCCGTTCTGGTGGAACGTGCGAAGCAGTTGGGACGCACCGATGTTGTCCATATTCCGAACGGTATTCGTCTGGAGGATCTTCGCAAAGCACGTAAGAGTACCAAGAAGGTGCCGGGACGCCTGCTGTTTGTCGGACGCCTGGAACCAATGAAAGGAGTGGCAGTGCTCCTCGATGCCTTTGCGCTCCTTGTCCCGCGGTACCCGGACAGTATTCTGCATGTGGTGGGGGATGGATCACTGCGATCAGCTCTGGAAGCACGTCATCCGCAACTCGTCAAAAGTGGACACATTGTCTTCCGTGGATATCTGCCCCCTCTTTCCGTCTCTACTGAGTTTGCCGAAGCCGGCATTTTCTGCGCTCTCTCCCGCAGTGAGGCACTCGGCAATGTTTTTCTGGAGGCGCAGGCCGCTGGATGTGCGATTGTGGCGACGAATGTCGGCGGGATTCCGGATATTGTGAAAGATGAGGAAACGGGATTACTGGTTCCGCCCAATGACAGTGAAGCAGCAGCGCTGGCTTTGGAAAGACTCTGTGCGGATGAGGCGCTCCGCGCACAGCTGAGTGCGCAGGGAATCGTGCATGCGGAAACGTATGACTGGAAGGAGATTGCCGAGCAGTATGCAGCAGTTTATAACGCAGCCTGA
- a CDS encoding glycosyltransferase family 4 protein, with product MQTILLISPYWKEQHRWMVSSFKLAELWQRIGYKVVVVCMGSETRVEKISDTLTVHFRKDIFLKDPLNFGIAFGFAGYARRVINEVKPDHIVINKVLFWTSFSMIPLRLRGYRVQLLTDALVGITWFPRGIVPGIIMRMGAWTMGWLVLLGASRVVFFHPQPERILRILGIRKKSRVIPTGIDPAPYGRGIGHQSSVTRVTYIGRLESVKGVDDFVAAAVPLKKEFPDLQIQVVGWYTDKHPLVETYQHEVQFTGLREDIPAILGATDIFVLPSYSEGLSNALMEAMASSCACIASDVGGNRYLLQNGISGLLFPAGDREALAAHIRRLLSDAAKRRDLGIAARKRIDEVFSWDSVGWQYQSFFENR from the coding sequence ATGCAGACGATTCTTCTCATCAGTCCGTACTGGAAAGAGCAGCATCGGTGGATGGTGAGCAGTTTCAAGCTGGCTGAACTCTGGCAGAGAATCGGGTACAAGGTGGTGGTTGTGTGCATGGGATCTGAGACGCGTGTCGAAAAAATATCCGACACGCTTACAGTCCATTTCCGCAAAGATATTTTTCTGAAAGATCCGCTGAATTTCGGGATCGCATTTGGCTTTGCAGGCTACGCCCGCCGCGTCATCAACGAGGTAAAGCCGGATCACATTGTCATCAATAAAGTCCTCTTCTGGACATCATTTTCCATGATTCCGCTGCGACTTCGCGGCTATCGAGTACAACTCCTGACGGATGCGCTCGTCGGCATTACGTGGTTTCCGCGCGGCATTGTGCCGGGCATTATCATGCGGATGGGTGCGTGGACAATGGGATGGCTTGTGCTGCTTGGCGCCAGTCGCGTTGTATTTTTCCATCCGCAACCGGAGCGCATTCTGAGGATTCTTGGCATCAGGAAAAAATCCCGCGTGATTCCGACAGGAATTGATCCTGCTCCATACGGACGGGGTATCGGTCATCAGTCATCGGTCACCAGGGTGACGTATATCGGGCGCTTGGAATCGGTCAAAGGTGTGGACGATTTTGTGGCGGCTGCGGTACCGCTTAAGAAAGAATTTCCGGATCTGCAGATTCAGGTTGTCGGTTGGTATACAGACAAGCATCCGCTCGTCGAAACATATCAGCATGAGGTGCAATTCACGGGGCTTCGAGAGGATATTCCCGCCATCCTCGGTGCGACTGATATTTTTGTGCTTCCGAGCTATAGCGAAGGCCTCAGCAATGCACTCATGGAAGCGATGGCAAGCAGCTGTGCGTGTATTGCATCCGATGTCGGTGGTAACCGCTATCTGCTCCAAAACGGTATCTCGGGACTCCTGTTTCCGGCAGGTGATCGTGAAGCTTTGGCAGCACATATCCGCCGCTTACTGAGCGATGCTGCCAAGCGGCGCGACCTTGGGATTGCTGCACGCAAGCGGATTGATGAAGTCTTCAGCTGGGATTCGGTGGGGTGGCAGTATCAGAGTTTTTTTGAGAATCGGTAA
- a CDS encoding DUF2304 domain-containing protein — translation MTLTPYQIVVPLLSILAVIYAWNLVMRQKKTLWEALLWTVFWAVIALIAIYPKLLSYLTAATGIKSQENAVIFTSIGILFFMVFYIIIRLEELEQRQTRMIRGMALRDAGLAKDDQVKDSH, via the coding sequence ATGACCCTCACGCCCTATCAGATTGTTGTCCCGCTTCTCTCTATCCTTGCAGTCATCTACGCATGGAATCTGGTGATGCGTCAGAAAAAGACGTTGTGGGAGGCACTGCTCTGGACCGTCTTCTGGGCGGTGATTGCACTGATTGCCATTTACCCCAAGCTTCTGTCGTACCTCACGGCTGCAACGGGTATCAAGAGTCAGGAGAACGCGGTGATCTTCACATCCATCGGCATTCTCTTCTTCATGGTGTTTTACATCATTATCCGTTTGGAAGAACTTGAGCAGCGCCAGACGCGGATGATCCGGGGAATGGCTTTGCGCGATGCAGGCCTTGCAAAGGACGATCAGGTGAAAGATTCTCATTAA
- a CDS encoding glycosyltransferase family 2 protein — translation MIIAVIPAYNEATRIASVASDVMKYVDRVVVVDDGSKDNTGDMAMKAGALVVRHMSNSGAGAATMTGLEAARRLGADIVVTLDADEQHAPEDIPSLLKPLTENKADIVFANRFGTRNKIPFVRRVFNGIGNIVSFTATGLWVSDSQCGFKAFGPKALKDINLRMSGFEFCTEIVRESVQHKWRIAEIPIKVIYSEYTLAKGQSFANGVRTAFKILLRSFLR, via the coding sequence ATGATTATTGCCGTCATTCCTGCCTATAATGAAGCCACGCGTATTGCGTCGGTGGCGAGTGATGTCATGAAATATGTGGATCGCGTGGTGGTGGTGGATGATGGATCGAAAGATAATACGGGTGATATGGCAATGAAGGCAGGTGCATTGGTGGTGCGGCACATGAGTAATAGTGGCGCCGGTGCGGCAACGATGACCGGTCTGGAAGCAGCACGCAGACTGGGTGCGGATATTGTGGTGACGTTGGATGCTGACGAGCAGCATGCGCCGGAAGACATTCCTTCACTCCTGAAGCCGCTTACAGAGAACAAAGCAGATATCGTGTTCGCCAACCGGTTCGGAACCCGCAATAAAATCCCGTTCGTCCGCCGTGTTTTCAATGGTATTGGAAACATTGTGTCATTCACTGCCACAGGACTCTGGGTGAGTGACAGTCAGTGCGGATTCAAGGCATTCGGACCGAAGGCGCTGAAAGACATCAATCTCCGCATGAGCGGTTTTGAATTCTGTACGGAGATTGTGCGTGAGTCCGTGCAGCACAAGTGGCGGATTGCAGAAATCCCCATCAAGGTGATCTACTCCGAATATACACTCGCGAAAGGCCAGTCATTCGCCAATGGCGTCCGTACCGCTTTTAAAATTCTCTTACGCTCCTTTCTCCGATGA
- a CDS encoding glycosyltransferase family 39 protein — protein MTEQLQKTLRISLLCLLILWGGYTVLTYLSVQVHQAVLLSEASQASITSRCGANLFCQQWNTFFPFIGHTIGRAAPFLWYLVWSVIAYGVLLGMSFMKTGEWKLRFTMTPLKMCLAFLGCTWLLFTVLSFGSIDGQPYSRVFMPSAQVYPGADQSTINTLAEDYMQLKESGCLTEVQSASVGVEISEVHHLCMQRAFVTRVFTEMLSIGYLLFVLLAFGRMLLQLLRVPAKTPLLEAVFSAALGVCGLIVVLWLFAVAGVYTQLAGWLVLGALPFIAWPHAVYWVHSLANRRWEFTGAWHSAFLFLTWLLLSYLVFNFLTVVRPFPIGWDDLGVYLNDPRLLVSYGKFIPRMGAFQWEYITSLGFLLFGYNSWFGATTSMMINWMAGLFAVFAIYAFGATYLGRRQGLIAALLYYTLPLVGHFSFADMKVDNAVFTMGALCILAAFLGVFPAHTEEEHDNDDAEVVPAGFSWQWIILAGILGGFGFAMKPTTVMVVMSVFSVLVGVLLQPAAFIGGGFLAWAVFTFQNVFNVKDVFQRLFGNPDVVSRSTAGVLFAVIGAAIIGVFSALHPARVKKAFLVSAVFLAVFVGTLLPWVIHNNIVAGNVIPKLILRTPNRITPDFLVGGQVVGPEDNARSLPAELAVDPQNAACVGGTSKVEELDRYWGYGTGISHYLGLPWRSVMNTDSAGYYVTTIPALLLFPLLLLLPYFWTKKGRWLRWLFVATSFMVVQWVFLANGVPWYGIGMFLGLVIGLEALVAKAPDQATKITASVFLGLSLLIAFGNRFWQFENQRSLYTYAFGVVSAPAMQERTIPHYNLIRDVVIQRAETMPDAPYVYRVGTFIPYFIPKNLEVLPIADNQLDLFSCINQDKDAQLTLKRMKALGFNSIIFDTNTATIERDPNGTLHKKVEAFLDFANTPGLGLQAVVNDTAGGIVYILLP, from the coding sequence ATGACCGAACAACTCCAAAAGACCCTGCGTATTAGCCTACTGTGTCTGCTTATTCTCTGGGGAGGCTATACCGTGCTGACGTATCTGTCGGTCCAGGTGCACCAGGCAGTTCTTCTGTCCGAAGCGAGTCAGGCTTCCATCACAAGCCGCTGTGGTGCCAATCTGTTTTGTCAGCAGTGGAATACGTTCTTTCCGTTCATCGGGCATACCATCGGACGGGCTGCGCCTTTCCTGTGGTATCTGGTCTGGAGCGTGATTGCGTATGGTGTGCTGCTTGGAATGTCCTTTATGAAAACGGGAGAGTGGAAGCTGCGCTTCACCATGACACCGCTTAAAATGTGTCTGGCGTTCCTTGGGTGTACGTGGTTGCTCTTCACGGTTTTGAGTTTCGGTTCCATTGATGGCCAGCCGTACAGCCGGGTCTTTATGCCGAGCGCTCAGGTGTATCCGGGTGCTGATCAGAGCACCATCAACACCCTTGCGGAGGATTATATGCAGTTAAAGGAGAGCGGATGTCTGACGGAAGTGCAGAGTGCATCGGTCGGTGTGGAGATTTCTGAAGTGCATCACCTGTGTATGCAGCGTGCGTTTGTGACACGCGTCTTTACGGAAATGCTCTCCATCGGGTATCTGCTCTTTGTGCTTCTTGCGTTCGGTCGCATGCTTTTGCAGCTGCTTCGCGTTCCTGCAAAAACGCCGTTATTGGAAGCAGTATTCAGTGCGGCACTCGGAGTGTGCGGATTGATTGTCGTCTTGTGGTTATTCGCTGTTGCCGGTGTTTATACACAGTTGGCCGGATGGCTGGTTCTTGGTGCATTGCCGTTTATTGCCTGGCCCCATGCCGTGTACTGGGTCCACTCTCTTGCCAACAGACGTTGGGAGTTTACCGGAGCATGGCACAGTGCGTTCTTGTTCCTCACGTGGTTACTCCTGAGTTATCTGGTCTTTAACTTCCTGACCGTTGTCCGCCCGTTCCCGATTGGCTGGGATGATCTTGGTGTGTATCTGAACGACCCGCGCCTGCTGGTGAGCTATGGCAAATTCATTCCGCGCATGGGTGCATTCCAGTGGGAATATATTACGTCGCTCGGCTTTTTGCTTTTTGGGTACAACAGCTGGTTTGGTGCTACGACTTCTATGATGATCAACTGGATGGCAGGCCTCTTTGCGGTCTTTGCCATCTACGCATTCGGTGCCACGTATCTCGGCCGCAGGCAGGGGCTGATTGCCGCATTGCTCTACTACACATTGCCGCTTGTCGGACACTTCTCTTTTGCAGACATGAAGGTGGACAACGCCGTCTTCACGATGGGTGCGCTCTGTATTCTTGCCGCCTTCCTCGGTGTCTTTCCGGCGCATACAGAAGAGGAGCATGACAATGATGATGCAGAAGTGGTTCCTGCAGGATTCTCCTGGCAGTGGATCATTCTTGCCGGCATTCTCGGTGGATTTGGCTTTGCCATGAAACCAACCACTGTCATGGTGGTGATGTCCGTCTTCTCCGTTCTTGTTGGTGTGCTGTTGCAGCCTGCCGCCTTTATTGGTGGTGGATTTTTGGCATGGGCGGTCTTCACGTTCCAGAATGTGTTCAATGTAAAAGATGTCTTCCAGCGTTTGTTCGGCAATCCTGATGTTGTCTCACGCTCGACCGCTGGCGTACTTTTTGCAGTCATCGGCGCCGCGATTATCGGTGTCTTCTCTGCATTGCATCCGGCGCGTGTCAAAAAAGCATTCCTTGTCTCTGCAGTCTTCTTGGCTGTGTTTGTCGGTACGCTTTTGCCATGGGTCATCCATAATAATATTGTCGCCGGTAACGTTATCCCGAAACTGATTCTCCGCACGCCAAACCGTATCACGCCGGATTTCCTGGTGGGTGGACAGGTGGTGGGTCCGGAAGATAATGCGCGTTCTCTTCCTGCTGAACTGGCAGTCGATCCGCAGAATGCCGCGTGCGTGGGTGGTACTTCCAAAGTGGAAGAGCTCGATCGGTACTGGGGTTACGGCACAGGTATTTCCCATTACCTGGGATTGCCCTGGAGATCAGTCATGAATACGGACAGTGCCGGGTATTACGTCACGACAATTCCTGCGCTGCTTCTCTTTCCGTTGCTCCTTCTCCTCCCGTACTTCTGGACAAAGAAAGGCCGGTGGCTGCGATGGCTCTTTGTCGCAACATCGTTCATGGTGGTGCAGTGGGTCTTCCTTGCAAACGGCGTGCCCTGGTATGGCATCGGTATGTTCCTGGGACTCGTGATCGGACTGGAAGCACTCGTGGCCAAAGCGCCGGATCAGGCGACGAAAATCACTGCGTCGGTATTCCTCGGTCTGTCTCTTCTCATCGCGTTCGGTAACCGCTTCTGGCAGTTTGAAAATCAGCGGAGTCTCTACACGTATGCCTTTGGTGTCGTGTCTGCGCCTGCCATGCAGGAACGCACAATTCCTCACTATAATCTCATCCGCGATGTTGTCATCCAGCGTGCGGAAACGATGCCCGATGCACCGTATGTCTACCGTGTCGGAACCTTTATCCCGTACTTCATCCCGAAAAATCTGGAAGTGCTGCCTATTGCCGATAACCAGCTCGATCTCTTCAGCTGTATCAATCAGGATAAAGATGCACAGCTGACGCTCAAGCGCATGAAGGCTCTCGGGTTCAACAGCATCATTTTCGATACGAATACCGCGACCATCGAACGCGATCCGAACGGTACGCTGCATAAGAAAGTGGAAGCATTCCTTGATTTTGCCAACACGCCGGGCCTCGGGCTTCAGGCTGTGGTGAATGATACGGCTGGCGGGATAGTCTATATCCTCTTGCCGTAA